One genomic window of Paramormyrops kingsleyae isolate MSU_618 chromosome 22, PKINGS_0.4, whole genome shotgun sequence includes the following:
- the itpripl2 gene encoding inositol 1,4,5-trisphosphate receptor-interacting protein-like 2 — translation MVAYTLNLRVFWPLAAAAALATLLLLYASSLGDSPSVPGGCPGWAPGVTPLGLALGLAILLLLAGCRSSRPWPARPGPPPGPGAPSRAGPGRKELLEDFYERHVRLSPHVLGHSKAHVAELVGELLRAGRAHAPPEASLALRGDFVQIGSSYEEHKVARPDCFDILVPLRLPRGLKLEPHFGEPPVSDPALCSLETPRRSEWARRHRAFTDTFLVVERVENQAYRLATGAVLRWFYSAVQRCMSAVRFRFEQRCVLGLALQDDRVILRLTPRSDYVCCHISMSVRLIPALPAGDGAHWVAASMCAGTPLWTAYLPRQEQRLLGWLKGRLPPASCHLKCLQMAKAVRDLGGQVLGSRDGDDWRLILSSYSLKMAWLRLLLTTPPEAWEEGRLVERLEDLLRCVRDGLQRRSLAHLFLGGDATLLPDFLSVPRPVRGTAPSDLWARFSPATLDLVSARLAYSWTNLHRLIRLGRPQRTSSSGGVPCKHVDSE, via the coding sequence ATGGTCGCCTACACCCTGAACCTGCGCGTCTTCTGGCCCCTGGCCGCCGCCGCCGCACTCGCCACGCTGCTGCTCCTCTACGCCTCCTCGCTTGGTGACTCCCCCTCTGTACCAGGCGGCTGCCCCGGCTGGGCCCCGGGCGTCACCCCGCTGGGCCTTGCTCTCGGTCTCgccatcctcctcctcctcgccgGCTGCCGTTCCTCGCGCCCCTGGCCGGCCCGTCCAGGCCCCCCACCTGGTCCCGGGGCCCCATCCAGGGCGGGCCCCGGCAGGAAGGAGCTGCTGGAGGACTTCTACGAGAGGCATGTGCGCCTGTCTCCCCACGTCCTGGGCCACAGCAAGGCACATGTGGCAGAGCTGGTGGGCGAGCTGCTGCGCGCTGGCCGTGCTCACGCCCCCCCGGAGGCCTCGCTGGCGCTACGTGGCGACTTTGTCCAGATTGGCAGCTCCTACGAGGAGCACAAGGTGGCCCGGCCCGACTGCTTCGACATCCTGGTGCCGCTGCGACTCCCACGGGGCCTGAAGCTGGAGCCACACTTCGGCGAGCCGCCGGTGTCCGATCCGGCGCTCTGCAGCCTGGAGACGCCCCGCCGGTCTGAGTGGGCCAGGCGGCACCGGGCCTTCACCGACACCTTCCTGGTGGTGGAGCGGGTGGAGAACCAGGCATACCGACTGGCGACGGGCGCAGTGCTGCGCTGGTTCTACAGTGCGGTGCAGCGCTGCATGTCCGCTGTGCGCTTCCGCTTTGAGCAGCGCTGCGTGCTGGGCTTGGCGCTGCAGGACGACCGCGTGATCCTGCGCCTCACGCCGCGCTCCGACTACGTCTGCTGCCACATCTCCATGTCCGTGCGGCTAATCCCCGCCCTGCCGGCCGGAGACGGTGCCCACTGGGTGGCGGCCTCCATGTGTGCCGGCACCCCCCTATGGACAGCCTACCTGCCGCGGCAGGAGCAGCGGCTGCTTGGGTGGCTAAAAGGCCGGCTGCCCCCCGCATCCTGCCACCTGAAGTGCCTGCAGATGGCGAAGGCCGTGAGGGACCTGGGCGGCCAGGTGCTGGGCAGCCGTGATGGCGATGACTGGCGGCTCATCCTCTCCTCCTATTCGCTGAAGATGGCGTGGCTCCGCCTGCTCCTAACCACGCCCCCTGAGGCCTGGGAGGAGGGTCGCCTGGTAGAGcgactggaagaccttctgcgGTGCGTGCGGGATGGGCTGCAGCGCCGCAGCCTGGCTCACCTCTTCCTGGGGGGCGATGCCACACTGCTGCCCGACTTCCTTTCTGTGCCCCGGCCCGTTAGAGGCACAGCGCCCTCCGACTTGTGGGCGCGGTTCAGCCCAGCCACCCTGGACCTAGTATCTGCCCGGCTGGCCTACTCCTGGACAAATCTACACCGCCTCATTCGACTGGGCCGCCCCCAGCGGACCAGCAGTTCCGGGGGGGTCCCCTGCAAGCACGTAGATTCAGAGTGA